The DNA region AAAAATCTCAGTATGAACAAATGGCTTCGAAGTCATTATTGAAAACAACCCCGGAATTGATTATTCAGTTGATGAGGTTATTCAGATGTTTTAAAAAAAAAGACAATACTAGAGATTCGATAGGAAGGATTGATGAAGAGATACGAAGTAACCCTCAAGGATTTAATCAGAATTAGTTAATATTCAAAGACAATATTGGATTTGAATTCAAGGGGAAGATTCTAAGAAAAATATTTACCTTTAAGGAACTGTTCCCGATGAGAACCTGAAATATTGGAATGCGATGACAAGATAATCGAAAATCACGACAAAATCTTGACTTAATTTATGGCTTAGATAATTAAAACCTAAAAAGAGTTTTAGTCACGCAGTAAAACTATAACTCTGAGATCAACCCGGTAAGAAAATCAGCAAATTCATCATCAGAAAATTCCACGTATTCTATTTCATGCTGTTTTTGGGCCAATCTCAGAGATTCCAGATGATAGCAGGATTTTTTGCCCTTTCGCTTGCCAAAATAAAACCCCTCGCAAGAGCAATAATCATACTCTGGTGCAAGCCAGTGCTCCTTTCCCATGCCAACCACCGTCCAAATTTGGCGCTTGCTTGGCTCAAAAATATGACACTTTACTCGCCTCTCCGATACAATTACTGATGTTTTTTCTTGTGCCAACAAGAATTAATTCAAAACACATTGTATTATTTTTTGATGAAGACAAAGCCAGTTCCAGGCGAAGCTGCACTAGTCCTAGAAGGTCATAAAAAACACCTAGTCCTAACTGACCTGCATGTCGGCTTTGAAGCCAGTCTTGAGCAAAACAAGATATTTGTTGGAAAAAACACCACACTTAACGAATCCATCCAAAAGATAACATCCTTAATCGACTCTGTAAAGCCAGACTCACTCATACTACTAGGCGATGTAAAGTCAGGAATTTCCAGAATCTCAAAATCAGAGTGGGATGAAGTGCCAAAACTATTATCGGCACTGTCAGAGAAAACCGAGACAATACTTATACCAGGAAATCATGATGCAAACATTTCCCATCTTACGCCGCCAAGCATTACTTTGATCAGCTCCCTTGGGATGATCCTAGAAGACACACTGCTCACACATGGCCATACAATGCCTACTGAGAATTTTTCACACATATCAAAAATCGTGATGGGTCATGTCCATCCGGTTTTCTTTGATGAGGATTCCATTCTGAACGGCCAGCGCGTCTGGGTCTCAATTAGGACTCAAAAAGAGAACATATTTCCATCAGAGTCGGGGGAACTGGAAATAATCATCGTACCATCGTTTAATCGGTATTTTTATGCAGCCAAGAAAAAGTCATACAAAAAATCAATCTCTCCAATCATAGAAAAAATCAAGGGTGATCTATCTGCCAAAATAGTGACACTTGATGGAACAATTATCGGCGACGAGTCATCGTTATCACAAATCATCTAAGAACAATAGTCACGTGATTACACTAAAAATCAAATGATAGAAGAAACATATCGATTAGGGATGAGAACGAGGCGATTAGAGTTCACAGAAAAAAAGGAAAACCAAGAATTTGTCCCATATGATGCATTAGACTGAAATCTCGACAGCCAAAATACTATTCATTCTTATTTGGATTGGTAAAATCCTAGGCATGTCATATGACAAAAAAATGTATCCATGCACATGCTCAGACTGCGGCAAGGCATCACAGGTACCTTTTGAACCAAAACCAGACAGACCAGTTTATTGCAGAGAGTGTCTACCAAAACACCAAAAACCAAGATTTCAAAAAAGATACTAAAGCTTAGTTGTATTTTTTTTTATTATTTCTGATTCATTTTTGCTAGATCACCCGCATAGATCTTTTCGTACTAGTCTAGTGCCTCGTGAATGTACTGATCACATGGGTGCATCATTTTTTCTTGCACAGCAGCGTTGAATTTTTGTGGTCCGGGTATAACCTCAAATTGCGAGCAGTGCAAGTCGGTTATGACATTCCAGAAGTTGCCTATTACATCTAGCATGTTTTTGTTAAAGCCAAGCTTGTCAAAGTATTGCTTTTTTTAGACAGCACATATCAAAATAATCATCCAGTAGGTGCGAACATTGTGTGTATAGATGGAGCTTGTCTGAATGTTTGGTTGGATTTGAGACTCTGGTTTTTTGATTACCTTGTGGTATTATTTTTTAAAATATCGCATTTAGACATTGTATCATCCAAGTATCGACATTATACTTCACCGCAACTAGCAAACATTCACTTTAGATAGGGTCGTAGGGCTCTAGCGCCTTTTTGGTAGTTTCGTTGTGTGTCATCCACTCAAGTGTCTTGACAAAAGATTCTGCGAGCTCTGTTGTGGTCAATACAGGTATGCCAAGCTCTATTGCCTTTCTTCGGATTTGATATTCGTCATTTAGCATCCCTACGTACTTTTCTAGAGTAGAAGTGGATGGAATATTGATGATAAAGTTGATTTTTCTCTCATATAACAAGTCCGAGATGTTTGGTTTGCGCTCCGGCTCGGATATTTTGTGCACTATTTGGACATCGCCGATTTGCTTTTCCTCAAGGAATTCCGCCGTATGCTCTGTTGCCAGCAACTTGAACCCAAGATGCTTGAGTGTGGCCATAGTTTGGAGTAGCTTTTCCTTGTTTTCAGAGCCACCGATTGTAATTAGTGCAGTTCCAGTCTTTGTCAGATTGTACCCAACCGAAATCAAGCCCTTTGATAGTGCGTCATAGAAACTATCCCCAAAGCACGCTGCCTCGCCGGTGGATTGCATTTCAACGCCAAGCACAATGTCTGCTCCATCCAACTGCATAAACGAAAACTGTGGCATCTTGATTCCATGGATTGGTGTTTTCTTCCATTTGTCTGGCTGAAGCTTTGGCAGCTCTTTTCCCAGTACTGCCTGAGCTGCCAAGATGATAAGATTTGTTTTGATCAGTTTTGAGACAAATGGCATGGAACGAGACGCCCTGATGTTTAGCTCTATTACATAGACTTGTTCGTTGTTTATCAAAAACTGCAGATTAAACGGTCCTCGGATGTTAAACGATTTTGCGATTCGTGTCGCATAGTCCGTTATGGTCTCGACTTGCTTGTTTGACAATCTCCATGGAGGTATTACCATCATTGCATCACCAGAGTGTACACCAGCTGCGTCAATGTGTTCCACTAATGCGCCGATGAATACGTTCTTTCCATCGGAGACTCCATCAACATCGACTTCAAGTGAGTTTAGCATGAATTTTGTAATTACGACTGGATGG from Nitrososphaerota archaeon includes:
- a CDS encoding metallophosphoesterase is translated as MMKTKPVPGEAALVLEGHKKHLVLTDLHVGFEASLEQNKIFVGKNTTLNESIQKITSLIDSVKPDSLILLGDVKSGISRISKSEWDEVPKLLSALSEKTETILIPGNHDANISHLTPPSITLISSLGMILEDTLLTHGHTMPTENFSHISKIVMGHVHPVFFDEDSILNGQRVWVSIRTQKENIFPSESGELEIIIVPSFNRYFYAAKKKSYKKSISPIIEKIKGDLSAKIVTLDGTIIGDESSLSQII
- a CDS encoding DNA-directed RNA polymerase; its protein translation is MSYDKKMYPCTCSDCGKASQVPFEPKPDRPVYCRECLPKHQKPRFQKRY